The genomic window CGCATCATCTGGAAGGTTTACAGGAGGCATGTTTTCATTGTTATATACACGTCCTATCACCACTGGACGATCAGGCTGACCATCTACAAAGTCAACCACAACCTCTTCACCTACACGTGGAATTTGAACACCACCAAATCCAGATCCAGCCCAAGGACTTGATACACGTACCCAGCAAGAACTATTTTCATCTCTCTTACCGTCCCTATCCCAGTGAAACTGTACTTTAATTCGACCATATTTATCTGTCCAAATCTCTTCACCTGCTGGACCTGTAACTACTGCCGTTTGTGGACCACCCATCTTAGGTTCTTTATGAATCCTAGGTGCTCTATACTGAACATCAGCTGGAATAAGGAGAGCTGATGTCTGAAGGTTGTAGTTAACATCATCTCCTGATACATAGGATTGAACCGATATGTCATACTCAGTTTTGACTACAAGATATTCGCCATCATCTGCTGCGTATGGTGCTTGTTTTAGTTCTATCTTATATCCTGATGCTAGGTCTCTTAGACGTGTGCGAGCCTCAGCATAATCCTGAAGAGCTTGCAAGGATTCTAGATGCACTTTTGCATAATGTTCAGACTCATCAGCTGAGATATACCCACCAAACGGCTCGTAAATATCAAGCTCTCTTCCTGCAGAGTATTTACTACCTACGTTGCTCTCTCCAGATAAATCTCCACGAGGATTCTCAAAGTTATAGTCTTGGGTCGAATATGAACTTGATGTAATCTGACCTCCAGATTGCCAATCAAACACATGTTGATCGTGAGCATAAGCCACTTTATCTTCATGATAAAAATATGCTGTTCCGTTTACTGGAAGCTTCGGATGCGTGTCTTTTGAGTCTGTAAGAACCAAATAATGTTTTTTATCATCATGTCGGAACCAGTAGTAAATACCTTCATGCTCTAATAGGCGACTTACAAAAGAAAAATCTGTCTCGTTATACTGAACGCAGTAATTCCACTTTCTATAACTTTCAAATAACTTATTCTCAATATATACATCGTAATCTTCAAGAACCTTTTTGACCACTTCTACAGCAGTCATCTCTTGAAATATACGACTATTGTTAGTCTGTGTGCTATACCATAAGTGCGGAACCACTGTGAACTCATATATAAAATACTTACGAGCATCCTCTATCTTCTCACTAACCTTACGCACTGAGCTGATCATACCGTTTATGTATCTGAGGGATTTCTCGGTATCAATCTCAATGCTTACATCCGTACCTAGAAGTTGAGTTTGATCTATAGGCTTATCTTCAGCAACTGCCTGTACACGGTACTCAAACAAATTTGATAGCTCATCTTTACCCTTAAGAGATAGAAATCTTAGACTATCACCAAAAATGGTTTTAAGATTAACGATACGATTCATGATAGTGGCCCTTTAGTATCGGATACTTGTGTTGTATTTGGAGAATTGGTTCTAAATTGTTCTGACCATAGCTCAGCTTCAAATAAAGCTACATCCTTTTCTATAGCTCCAGGAGCTGTCTTAAGATCAGACTGTTCTGTTAATGCTCGATGAAATCGTGTCTCTCTTAGATTTGATTCATCTTATAGTTAACATGTAATTGAACATGGTCAAACACAAATCCTAAACCTAATCAAATAATGTCATTAAAGTCTTTTATCATTAACAACACTGGATGCGACAATTTGAACAACTCAACAGAATAGAGATCAAACTGAAACACATAAAGAACTACAATAATCTAACTTAAATCTATAAAGGGAATATTACAGAACGCATTTGTAAAATTTGGTAACATAAACTCTTATCAATGCCAATCCAAGAAGTGTGGGTAAAACTCATATAACTATGTCATTGGCTTATAGGGCAATTATGCATAAGATGAAAGTGAGGTTCATAACAGCTTCAGAACTAATGCTACAACTCTCAAATGCATATAGAAAAGGAGAGCTTAAAAAATACATACACAAATCTGTAATGCTTCCTAGATTATTAATCATTAATGAGATAGGCTATTTGCCATTTGGGAAAGGAAGAGGAAAATCTGTTTTTTGAAGTTATATCCAGAAGATATGAGAAGGGAAGCATTATGATGACAAGCAACCTACCATTTAGACAATGGACAAATGTACTAGTCTCAGATCATGTACTAACGTCAGCGGTACTGGTCAGAGTACTGCCAGATGGTACAAATGATGGGTCAAAGTTTTAAGCTTAAGGATAAAAATAAAATTGGTATAGTGCCAAAAGTAGTTAGTTAAATTATGGAAAGTGGGGTCTGCTTTGAATCAATTTATCATCATGTTTGAGGATAGAATTACAAAGTACCTATAAACCATTTACACAAAAAACGTTACAGGCTCACTGATTAAGGAATCACAATTAATTCCTTTACTATTTTTATTATTAAAAAGTTTTAATGACTTTTCATTAATCAAACCAACCAATCTAATGGTATCCTCTTTTATTTTTTTGTATTCATTTTAAAACAATATCCTTCCACTAATTCATTGCAAAAAAAGACCCAACTCTAATACCTAGAGTCGGGACTTAATCAGTGCTTACCGCTAATTCATACTAGCAGCATTTGAAGTTACCATTGCCCCCATAACGAGCATCCTGTCTTTCTCGGAAAAATTCCTTATATGTCATGGGTTGCTTATCTGGATGATTGCGCTCCATATGTTTTAAGTAAGTATCATAGTCAGGCACACCCACCATAAGGCGGGCTGTCTGACCTAAATACTTTGCTGTGTTTTTTATAGAGAACAACATAACTATCTCCTATGGACGGGTAGCTTCAATAGGAAGTGGCTCATAAGGTATCTCAGCTGAATGTGGCTCCTTGCGTTTTAGAGCAGCTAAACTAGATTTAACAGCAAAGACTGCAATAGAAACAACCACAAGCATAAAGAACGCAGTCAAGAATCCGTCTAATCGATTATTGAAAATCACTCGCTCAACTTGCTCAGCAGTTTTGAAAGTACCTGATGCTACAAATGGTACATCAAGGAATTTCTCTTTTAGTGAGTTAGCAAGAGCAAAGAAACCGACCTTAGGATTATCAGAAAATACTTTTATCCATCCTGCATATAACGTAAAGATCATAAGAGCCACACTTGGAAATATAGCAATCCAAGCGTATTTCTCTTTCTTCATCTTGAACAAAACTACAGTACATAATAAAAGTGCAATGGCAGCCAGCATCTGGTTAGCGATACCAAATAGTGGCCATAAAGTATTAATACCTCCTAGAGGATCTACCACACCTTGGTATAAAAAGTATCCCCAAGCAATTACAACTAAAGCTGTAGCAATCAAATTCGCTGGCAATGAGTCCGTACGCTTCATACTTGGGCTAACTAATCCAAGTAAGTCTTGAAGCATGAATCGTGCAGAACGTGTACCAGCATCCACTGCTGTTAGGATAAACAATGCTTCGAATAGAATCGCAAAGTGATACCAGAAAGACATAGAACCTAGGAAGGATAAAGCCTTATGAAGGATAATAGCCATACCCACAGCAAGTGTCGGAGCACCTCCAGCACGAGAGATGATAGAACTCTCACCCACATCAACTGCATATTGATGAATAGTCTCAGGTGTAATTAAAAACCCTATATTTGACACTGTTTGAGCAGCTGCTACAGCTACATCTGCAGCACCGTCAGGATTTAAAAATGCTGTAGGGCTATTCATTACAAAATACACACCTGGATCGATGATCGATGCTGAAATCAAAGCCATTATCGCTACGAAAGATTCCATCAACATACCGCCATATCCAATTAAACGAGCGTGTGACTCATTTTGAAGCATCTTAGGAGTGGTACCTGAAGATATCAAAGCATGGAAACCTGATACAGCACCGCATGCAATAGTAATAAATAAGAACGGGAACAAATCACCCTTCCAAACTGGTCCTGTACCATCAACAAATTGTGTTAATGCTGGCATCTGCATCTCAGGTCGTACAAGTACAATACCTACCGCTAAAGCCATAATGGCCCCAATTTTAAGGAATGTTGATAAGTAATCACGTGGTGCTAAAAGCAACCACACTGGCAATACTGCTGCTACAAACCCATATACCACAAGGATGTAAGTTAAAGTTTTACCGTCAAAATCGAAATACTTAGCTAAATCTGGATTAGCAGCTACATCTCCGCCCCATACAATACCTAAAATTAATAAAACCATACCAATTAAAGATATTTCAAGAACTCTACCTGGGCGTATATAACGCAAATATACCCCCATGAATAAAGCTAGCGGAATCGTGTAGATAACTGTAAACGTACCCCAAGGACTATGAGTTAGTGCTTTGACTACAATCATAGCTAACACAGCTAAAATGATGACCATAATCATAAAGCATGCGACGAGAGCGATAATTCCAGGAATACGACCCATCTCAGCTCTACAAAGCTCACCCAAAGAACGACCATCACGACGAGTCGAAATAAACAGAACCATAAAGTCCTGAACGGCACCTGCAAACACAACACCTGCAAGAATCCAAAGCATACCTGGCAAGTATCCCATTTGAGCAGCAAGCACTGGTCCAACTAATGGTCCTGCACCTGCGATTGCAGCAAAGTGGTGACCAAATAAAACCGCCTTATTTGTAGGTACATAATCTAGACCATCGTTATGTCTCCATGCAGGAGTGTTACGTGTAGGATCCACCCCCAAAGCATTTCTAGCGATGTACAAACTGTAATATCGATATCCAATTAAATAAACGCAAATTGATGCGATCAAAACCCAAATAGCATTAATAGATTCACCTCTTTGAGAAACAGCGATATAACCAAGTAGGAATGCACCTAACACGGCTACGCCAAACCAAAGAATATGATTTATTATGCTGCTAGAACTTGATTTGGTATGCATAAAAAATCCTCTCAAAAAAATAACAACTTAATTATAGGATTTCCGAAATCCTTGTAAACAAAAGAAGATAAAGAAATACCCTAATTATTTACTAAGGTTTAACTCTTCCGTTGCGTTTTTGCTTAACGCAATAAACCTATAAAATCCATGAATAAATTTACTAAAAGGCATAGTTATAAAAAGTGTCAAAATAACACTTAAATGCACTGATAGCAAGGTTGGCAATGCATCTGTCATCCTAAAAAACATTAGAATCAAACCTGTCACGGCCGCTAAAAAAAGTAAAGCTATAAATGCATAATCCATTCCTAGATGCCTAGCATCACGTATTTCAGGGTTAGCCTTAAGCTTAAGAACAAAAAGTCCTGCAGTGCCTATTGTTAAGGATATACCTCCAAAAGTTCCAAGCAATTTTGGAAGACTTATAAAATCATAGGGTGCGTGTAGCCCAAAAAAGTAATGCATAATAGTGCCTGATGCAGTAGCGGCAAAACAAAGTATAAAGCCGTAAAACGTAGCATGATGAAAATATCTCCTCCACGGAGAAATATCATCACCTGGATACGTACAGCCTGTTTTAACATTGCCATGCAAATACTTAAGGCTAAAGGCTTCATGCATCGCTATTTTTAAGGAAGACCATGTAAAAATCCTCTCCCCTTTTTCGCATATATAATTTCTAAAGTTAATACAGCTCATAAATACAGACACCAACATCCATACAAATGCCAAGCCAAATAATAAAACTAGCATGGTATGCGATATATAACTGTAGAAATTATGAGTGTCTGTATATACATCTTCAAAAGTGGTGAACAGCAAAAACATTGCCAATAATAATACGAGCACTAAAGAACTTATCAAGCCGTGCTTTACAAAAAGAGAAGATAGGAAAGTAGGCATTGCAAATTCTTCATAAGACCTAGTACGCACCATGGAAAGTTGCTTAGGTATATTTACCCCGTACTCATGAGGAGGTGCAAACTGACAGGCATACAAACACTCACTACAGTTATGGCATAAATTGGCCAAGTAACTAATATCACTATCAGCAAAACTTAATCTTTTTTCCATAGCGGGAAAAACTGCACAAAAGCCTTCGCAGTATCTGCATGAATTACAGATACCAATCGATTTTTTAGTAAGATCCATAAGTTCGTTATGAGATAAGATTTTTTGCTCTTTAATTATTGACTGCATGCAATGCCGCTCCTTTGCCGGCAATTCTTCCAAACACTGTACCAATAGCCATTCCAAAGCCAGCCACATATCCTTGCGAGAGAATATTGCCAGCCATAATTTCACCAGCTGCAAATAGATTTTTCGCTAGGGTGCCATCCGACATGTGGACTTGAGCTTCCTTATTTACCTTAACGCCCATGTAGGTAAAAGTAATTCCTGTTGCGAGCGGATATGCATAATAGGGACCTGTTTCAATCTTCTGAGCCCAATGGGTTTTATTTATAGCCAATCCCTCTGTGTGACAATTATCTAAAATAGTATTGTCGAAAGTTCCCTGCACTACTGCATCGTTATACGCATTCACTGTATCGATAGATTTTTGTACTGGAAGCCCCAAAGCTTCAAATAATTGTGGCAATGAGTCCGCCTTTATTGACGGAAACACTGATGGCATAAATCGACCTATAATCTTCTGATCGATAATACTGTAGGCAATTTGATCGGGTTGTTTAGCAACTAAGCGACCCCAAATTGCATAACGTTTTGGCCAAAAATCCTCACCTTCATCGTAAAATCGCTCTCCGTTTTTATTTAGAACAATTCCTAATGAAACACAATCGACACGAGTTACGATTCCGCCGTCATATAGAGGGGATCTAGCATCGATGGCAACAGCATGACCTTGTGTTGGGTCACCTATTATTTGAGCTCCATTTCTTTGGAGCTCTTTAATCATCCTTCCATGATTAAATCGTGTGCCTCTGATTAAAAAAATTCTAGCAGCTGGACCCCAAGCTTCCTCAAGCCATTCACGATTGGATTCAAAACCTCCACTTGCTATTACATATGCCTTAGCCTTAAGTTTGCGTTCGCTATCATTGGTTTTTACTGTCACAGATAGACATTCGCCATTTTGTACATCCAGAAGAATGGCTTCTGTCTCATAAAAAATATCTACACCTAATTTTTCAATCTCCTTGAAATATGCATTTACAAGGGCTTTCCCGCCTCCCAAAAAGAAGGCATTTGTCCTACCCAATTGAAGCGTACCACCAAGTGAAGGTTGAAATCTAACACCATGCTCTCTCATCCATTTGGTACAGGTCACTGTAGATTTAATAACGAAACGAGCCATGTCTTCATTTGTTTGACCCTTTGTAACTCTAAAAACATCATCAAAAAATTCGTCTTCTGTATAGCTGTCAGTCAAAACATCCGTTGGGGCATCATGCATACTCCTAATATTTCTAGTGTGACTGCTATTTCCACCTCTCCACTCTTTTGGGGCCGATTCTAAGATGGCAATACTTCTGGCACCATGCTCATAGGCAGATATGGCGGAGCAAAGGGCAGCATTGCCAGCACCGATAACTATCACATCATAGAATTTATTGTTTTGATCCATAATCTAATTTTGAAGATAATTGTTTTGATAAAAGTTTATAAATTGGTCTTGCAAGTAACAGTACAGCAATTAGCCTGACTATCTGAAAGGCGACTACTACAGGTGCTCCAAGATTAAGATCTTTTGCGGTAACCGCCATCTCAGCCAAACCGCCAGGACTCATACCTAGGATTAAAGTTTCTAATGCGTAATGCGATGGAATACTGATGACGTATGCAAGCATTGCCATAATAGAGACATATATAACAATTACGGCAGCCATCACAGCAACAAATTTGGGAGCTTGCTTAAAAAAATGAGGTTTAAAGTTGCTCCCCAATGCCCATCCAAGCAGAACCTGCCCCAGTCTTTGAGCCTCAATGGGTACGTAGCTCAAATGAATATCAAAACTAGTTAAAAGAGCAGAAAAAAACATAGTTCCCACAAACCAACTGTTAGGAAAATTGAACTTTTGCAATATAAAACCAGATACTACAGCACCCGCTATTAAAAGGAAAAATTTATAACTTATATCAGTAATATATGTTTTATGAGGCAGATTTACCCCAAAATCTTGTAAATCGCCATGAATACCAAGATATTGATAAATAAAAGGTATGAGTACAACTACTGTGAGGATTCTAAAACTATGAGCCGATGCAATAAGTGGCAGATTTCCGTCAGTATTTCTTTCAGCAATGACCACCATTTCACTCGCTCCTCCTATAGTCGAAGCATAATATGAAGTAGCATAATTTTGATTGGTAAATTTATAAAGTATCCATGCACCTAAGAGACCTAGTAGTACTGAAAAAAAACTTGCCAATATAATGAAAAATGATTGGTTTAAAAGTACGCTATTTACTTGAGGTGTAAAGTAAAGACCAACTGAAACACCTACCAGAAGCTGGCCTGCTTTTCTGAATGCTGGATGAAAAGCATTGTTTAATCCGTTTATACGACATGCGGCAGTTATAAACAATGCACCTAACATCCAAGGAATTGGCAATCCTAATTCATAAGCTAAAAATGAACCTAATAACGCTATGAAAAAACTTAGGATATATCTAAGAAACATATTAATTTGCAGGAGCGTTTTGACCACCTAGTACTTTTTTGAGAATCGGAGGAACAATAATAACACCAGCAGCCAATACCCAAAGTCCAATTGTAATAGGGCTAGAGAACAAGATTGATATGTCACCTTGTGATATAGACATTGCTCTCCTAAGATTTTGCTCCATTAGAGTTCCTAGCACTACACCAAGCACCATCGGGGCTAATGGCACATCAAGTTTTCGTAATAAATATCCAATCAAACCGATGACTACAACCGCAACCAAATCAAATGTAGTGGAATTAAGTGCATAGACACCAACGAAACTTATTGCCAAAATACTTGGAACTAACAACCAAGATGGTGTTCTAAGCATAGCAGCAAACACTCTCACAAGTGGAATGTTCATTATCAGAAGAATTAAGTTAGCTAAGAACAGGGAGGCGATAAGACCCCACACTAGTTCAGGTGAGGTTTCAAAAAGAACTGGTCCTGGAGTTATGTTATATAAGGTCAATGCTCCCATCATGACTGCAGTTGTGCCTGAGCCAGGAACGCCTAGTGTGAGCATAGGGATAAAGGAACCTGTAGCGGCAGCATTATTAGCTGCTTCTGGAGCACACAACCCTCTGAGATCGCCCTCACCAAAACATGCATTCGGATCTCTTCCTGAAATTAATTTTTTTTCGTTTGCATAGGCTACTGCTGATGCGACACTAGCCCCAGCACCAGGAAGCACACCAATAAAAAATCCAGTAATGGAACTTCTTAATGTGGTCCATGTTGTTCTAGCTAGCTCAGATAAATTAAATATTTTTCTATCTGATTTTGGAACATCTACTGATTTACCTTTAAGCAGATTTTCAAGCATCTGAAGCATTTCGGATACAGCAAATAATCCAATAACAACAACAACGAAATCCATACCATCATCTAGATTTGGAATTTCAAATGTATAGCGATAAACACCAGAAGTTGGATCCACACCAATAGTTGAAATTGACAATCCTATAAGGGCAGAAATCATACCTTTAATAGGTCTATCCCCCAATAAACTAGTGAGAGCAGAAAATGCAAATACCATAAGTACAAAATACTCTGCTGGTCCAAATGCAGCGGCCCAGTTCGCTAATAGCGGAGCTAGTAATACTATTCCGAAGATAGCAACTATAGATCCGACAAACGATGCCCATGCTGAAAGAGATAAAGCCACGCTTGCAAGTCCTTTGCGAGCTAGAGGGTACCCATCAAGTGTAGTCATAACAGCTGCAGCTTCGCCTGGAACATTAATTAAAATAGACGAAATCCTGCCACCATATTCAGCACCAACATAAACTGCGGCTAACAGAATAAGTGATGTTTCAGGAGGAAGGTTCATGGTGTAGGCAATAGGTATAAGCATCGCTACACCATTAATAGGTCCCAATCCAGGCAAAAGTCCAACTACTGTACCTATAAATGCACCAATAGCTGCTACAACAATATTTGTAAATGACAGAGCAACTGCCATGCCCAAGCCAAGATAATGAAGAACATCATTCATAGAAAGCCCTCCAAAACTCCAGCAGGGAGCACAACATCTAATGCTAGGTCAAACAATAAAAATAAGATAATAGATAAACCCACACCACCAAAAAAAGAATATAGCCAACTGCCCCCAAAGAGCCTACCAACTAATGTGACCATAATTAAAGTGGATAATAAAAAACCTAAAGGTTGGAAGACAAAAGCATACAAAAATAGAACTGCAATCATAGAAAATATGCGTGCAGAACTCCCTTTGGGATTAGGAGGAACAGGATTACCTCCTTTGATTATGAGTACAAGACCACAAATCGCTAAAAAACCAGATAATAAAAGTGGAAATACTTTAGGTCCTATGGGTTCATAAGAAAATTCAGAATTCATACCATAGCCATGGTAGGCCATAAATGCTGCTAATGCGATAGCAAAAATACCCAGTATCCTATCGTTTAAAGCCATATCTATCTCTAAAAATAAGAGGCAACCACAACATGTGATTGCCTCAGGTTACATCAAAGTAATTAATTATTTTTTAATAAGTCCGAAAGAGTCTGCTAATTCTTTATAGTAAGCAGATCTTTCTTTTACGAATTTATCTAATTCAGCACCAGTTTTTTCGAATGGGAATAAACCTTGAGATTCTTGAATTTTCTTGAACTCAGGTGTTTTATATAAAGCTTGGAATTTATCCTCCCAATATTTGAACTGTTCATCAGTAACTTTTGGAGGTAAATAGAATCCACGAATAACAGGCCATTGAATATCATAACCTTGCTCTTTTGCGGTAGGGATATTATTTAGGCGACCATCCATGCGTTTATCTGAGAAAACAGCAAGTATACGAAGAGGAGCTCCACCATCGATTAATGTAGATGCCTCTGCAAGACCTGAGAGCAATACGTCAACGTGATTACCTTGGAGGGCTGTAGCAGCTTCACCACCACCTTCAAAAGCAACGAAACGCATATTTTGATAATCTACACCAGCCTGTTTAGCAGTAAGAGCTGCTGTCATCCAATCCTGTCCACCGATAGTGGCACCAGCTGCGAACACTACTGCCTTCGGATCAGCTTTAAGTGCATTAATCAAGTCACCTAAGTTTTGGAATTTAGAATCTTTGTTAACGATAATCGCACCATAATCAGTACCTACTGTAGCCAACCAACGCACATCATCGACTGTATAACGACCAAATTTGCCTTGGGCAATATTTAATAATGAACCACCTGAGAAAGCAACAATCGCATTATTATCGTCTGCTTTTTTAGAAATAATATTGTTATAAGCAACTGCACCTACACCGCCTGGCATATAAACTGTACGAATTTGCTTATCGATAATTTTAGTTTGAGCAAAGCCATTTACCGCAACACGACAAGTTAAATCAAAACCACCGCCTGGTTTAGCTGGTGCAACACACTCAGGACGTTTAGGTTCTGCATTATCTGCTGCTTGCACTGAAACTAAAGAAGTGATAGCTAAAGCACCAACAAACAATGAATTTAGAAGTTTTACAGATAGGTTCATAAAATCTCCAAAAAGATATATATACAAATTTATGTAAATTGTAAGACTATACTCACAACTATCTCTTAGGGAAAACCTTATAAAAATTTATAAAAAAATCTGTAAAAAAAGGCATGATGTACAAAAAAGCGATTAGAAATTTCTAATCGCCCAAATAACTCTATTAGAACATCAATATTTAAAATCAGTATCGGTAGTGATCAGGCTTATAAGGTCCATCCACCTCTACTCCAATATATTTTGCTTGTTTTTCAGATAACTTAGTAAGATTTGCATTTAACTTTTTAAGATGTAATCTAGCAACCTTTTCGTCTAAATGTTTTGGCAATACACTAACTGACCCTTTTTTATAATTTTCACCTTTAGTAAATAACTCGATTTGAGCAATAGTTTGGTTAGTAAAAGAAGCTGACATAACAAATGATGGATGACCAGTAGCACAACCAAGATTAACAAGACGCCCTTTAGCTAAAAGAATAATTCGCTTACCATCAGGGAATATCACATGATCAACCTGAGGCTTGATTTCCTCCCACTGTAGATCTGAAAGAGACTCCACATCGATTTCATTATCAAAGTGACCGATATTACATACAATCGCCTCGTTTTTCATGGACTCCAAATGCTTGCGTTCAATTACGTGATAATTACCGGTGGCAGTAACGAAAATATCCGCTTTCTCCGCAACTTCGTCGATAGTTACGACACGGTACCCTTCCATGGCAGCCTGAAGTGCACATATGGGATCAATTTCGCATACCCAGACCTGAGCCTTT from Taylorella equigenitalis ATCC 35865 includes these protein-coding regions:
- a CDS encoding ATP-binding protein is translated as MGKTHITMSLAYRAIMHKMKVRFITASELMLQLSNAYRKGELKKYIHKSVMLPRLLIINEIGYLPFGKGRGKSVF
- a CDS encoding ATP-binding protein, with product MGKEEENLFFEVISRRYEKGSIMMTSNLPFRQWTNVLVSDHVLTSAVLVRVLPDGTNDGSKF
- a CDS encoding YbdD/YjiX family protein, whose translation is MLFSIKNTAKYLGQTARLMVGVPDYDTYLKHMERNHPDKQPMTYKEFFRERQDARYGGNGNFKCC
- the cstA gene encoding pyruvate/proton symporter CstA; the protein is MHTKSSSSSIINHILWFGVAVLGAFLLGYIAVSQRGESINAIWVLIASICVYLIGYRYYSLYIARNALGVDPTRNTPAWRHNDGLDYVPTNKAVLFGHHFAAIAGAGPLVGPVLAAQMGYLPGMLWILAGVVFAGAVQDFMVLFISTRRDGRSLGELCRAEMGRIPGIIALVACFMIMVIILAVLAMIVVKALTHSPWGTFTVIYTIPLALFMGVYLRYIRPGRVLEISLIGMVLLILGIVWGGDVAANPDLAKYFDFDGKTLTYILVVYGFVAAVLPVWLLLAPRDYLSTFLKIGAIMALAVGIVLVRPEMQMPALTQFVDGTGPVWKGDLFPFLFITIACGAVSGFHALISSGTTPKMLQNESHARLIGYGGMLMESFVAIMALISASIIDPGVYFVMNSPTAFLNPDGAADVAVAAAQTVSNIGFLITPETIHQYAVDVGESSIISRAGGAPTLAVGMAIILHKALSFLGSMSFWYHFAILFEALFILTAVDAGTRSARFMLQDLLGLVSPSMKRTDSLPANLIATALVVIAWGYFLYQGVVDPLGGINTLWPLFGIANQMLAAIALLLCTVVLFKMKKEKYAWIAIFPSVALMIFTLYAGWIKVFSDNPKVGFFALANSLKEKFLDVPFVASGTFKTAEQVERVIFNNRLDGFLTAFFMLVVVSIAVFAVKSSLAALKRKEPHSAEIPYEPLPIEATRP
- the tcuB gene encoding tricarballylate utilization 4Fe-4S protein TcuB translates to MQSIIKEQKILSHNELMDLTKKSIGICNSCRYCEGFCAVFPAMEKRLSFADSDISYLANLCHNCSECLYACQFAPPHEYGVNIPKQLSMVRTRSYEEFAMPTFLSSLFVKHGLISSLVLVLLLAMFLLFTTFEDVYTDTHNFYSYISHTMLVLLFGLAFVWMLVSVFMSCINFRNYICEKGERIFTWSSLKIAMHEAFSLKYLHGNVKTGCTYPGDDISPWRRYFHHATFYGFILCFAATASGTIMHYFFGLHAPYDFISLPKLLGTFGGISLTIGTAGLFVLKLKANPEIRDARHLGMDYAFIALLFLAAVTGLILMFFRMTDALPTLLSVHLSVILTLFITMPFSKFIHGFYRFIALSKNATEELNLSK
- the tcuA gene encoding FAD-dependent tricarballylate dehydrogenase TcuA produces the protein MDQNNKFYDVIVIGAGNAALCSAISAYEHGARSIAILESAPKEWRGGNSSHTRNIRSMHDAPTDVLTDSYTEDEFFDDVFRVTKGQTNEDMARFVIKSTVTCTKWMREHGVRFQPSLGGTLQLGRTNAFFLGGGKALVNAYFKEIEKLGVDIFYETEAILLDVQNGECLSVTVKTNDSERKLKAKAYVIASGGFESNREWLEEAWGPAARIFLIRGTRFNHGRMIKELQRNGAQIIGDPTQGHAVAIDARSPLYDGGIVTRVDCVSLGIVLNKNGERFYDEGEDFWPKRYAIWGRLVAKQPDQIAYSIIDQKIIGRFMPSVFPSIKADSLPQLFEALGLPVQKSIDTVNAYNDAVVQGTFDNTILDNCHTEGLAINKTHWAQKIETGPYYAYPLATGITFTYMGVKVNKEAQVHMSDGTLAKNLFAAGEIMAGNILSQGYVAGFGMAIGTVFGRIAGKGAALHAVNN
- a CDS encoding AbrB family transcriptional regulator, with amino-acid sequence MFLRYILSFFIALLGSFLAYELGLPIPWMLGALFITAACRINGLNNAFHPAFRKAGQLLVGVSVGLYFTPQVNSVLLNQSFFIILASFFSVLLGLLGAWILYKFTNQNYATSYYASTIGGASEMVVIAERNTDGNLPLIASAHSFRILTVVVLIPFIYQYLGIHGDLQDFGVNLPHKTYITDISYKFFLLIAGAVVSGFILQKFNFPNSWFVGTMFFSALLTSFDIHLSYVPIEAQRLGQVLLGWALGSNFKPHFFKQAPKFVAVMAAVIVIYVSIMAMLAYVISIPSHYALETLILGMSPGGLAEMAVTAKDLNLGAPVVVAFQIVRLIAVLLLARPIYKLLSKQLSSKLDYGSKQ
- a CDS encoding tripartite tricarboxylate transporter permease, producing MNDVLHYLGLGMAVALSFTNIVVAAIGAFIGTVVGLLPGLGPINGVAMLIPIAYTMNLPPETSLILLAAVYVGAEYGGRISSILINVPGEAAAVMTTLDGYPLARKGLASVALSLSAWASFVGSIVAIFGIVLLAPLLANWAAAFGPAEYFVLMVFAFSALTSLLGDRPIKGMISALIGLSISTIGVDPTSGVYRYTFEIPNLDDGMDFVVVVIGLFAVSEMLQMLENLLKGKSVDVPKSDRKIFNLSELARTTWTTLRSSITGFFIGVLPGAGASVASAVAYANEKKLISGRDPNACFGEGDLRGLCAPEAANNAAATGSFIPMLTLGVPGSGTTAVMMGALTLYNITPGPVLFETSPELVWGLIASLFLANLILLIMNIPLVRVFAAMLRTPSWLLVPSILAISFVGVYALNSTTFDLVAVVVIGLIGYLLRKLDVPLAPMVLGVVLGTLMEQNLRRAMSISQGDISILFSSPITIGLWVLAAGVIIVPPILKKVLGGQNAPAN
- a CDS encoding tripartite tricarboxylate transporter TctB family protein — translated: MALNDRILGIFAIALAAFMAYHGYGMNSEFSYEPIGPKVFPLLLSGFLAICGLVLIIKGGNPVPPNPKGSSARIFSMIAVLFLYAFVFQPLGFLLSTLIMVTLVGRLFGGSWLYSFFGGVGLSIILFLLFDLALDVVLPAGVLEGFL